The Festucalex cinctus isolate MCC-2025b chromosome 12, RoL_Fcin_1.0, whole genome shotgun sequence genome segment ATGTAAATGTGGTGGTTACGCAGTTATTTGGACTGTTTTAAGATCCCTCTTGTCCACTGttacccgtttccataaaaaaaaacgcacacattTATGGCATATGCAGATTCCCAGTTCTAAGATTGTCACAATTTCCTTGATTTAACACACTGCTAACTGACTCTCTAAAAGTGTATAATCCACATTAGGATTCTGCCCGTTGTTGCTCACAGTGATTCTGAAGTGTGCGCCTGCTGGGTCCAGGTGAAACAGAGTTTGAAGCCAGCTGAAGGGCATGCGTGAATGTAAGCAGCTGGGCTGCCTCAAATACCCTTTTGATGCTCATTTGCGCTGTTTAAAAGAAGACTTTAAATtcctccaccaaaaaaaaaagggattaatTCAGGTGTTAGCAGAGAGAATTGGGGAATGATTCTGACACAGTACGTGACCTTCaaggaagaagtacaaaaacagGAAAAGGGAAGAAAGTGAATGTATTCCGACAGATTTGGTTTGCGTTTCAGTGCTGTGTCGCACTCTTGTTCTCTATCCTGCAGAAGGATTTGCAGCTCAGCAGAGAACTACGCCTTCCTGGATGTAACTCTTTCAGTTCTGGTTTCCTCCTCCATCTTCTCATCTCACATTCTTGTCAGACTTTTTGAGAACACCACTGGTACAATAGTTTGAATTTGTACAATATGAAACCCATAGAAGATAATCAAACCTTTAACTGTAACACGCAATATTCATTTTAACCTGTTATCGGgtctggactggccatctggcatacagggcagatgcccggtgggccgacatcttttggggccgatgcagtgttttttcatgattattttccaCTATTTACAACAAGAGACCTACAATTTAGAAGGGTCAGTCAATTAATCCATTTCgaatatagatagcaaactgaaacatcatcaataaacatcagtggtagAAATACATGTTAGGCAAGACTGGCTGGTGGGCTGAAGTCAAAATGCAGggccgtttatttattttttatttattttttttttttttttgtgccagtccagccctgcctgtTATTAGTCAAATGCAAGGTGGTTTAATAGAAGTAATTGCTGATGTTTGGGGTCAAACACAAATTACAATTGcaccttttatttcatttaaatcaattagccaaatgaaatatttaactcCGAAACATATTaacgtattaacgtataagagaataaaaaaaaataaaaatggaagaacttaaaaaaaagaaaagctttattaactgtatgtaaagtgcatctgaaattcaaaaataaaattaaatccttaattaaactataaacattttttgactgaccatgtcaaaccatatgatacggaaaaataaaattacataaaatcaataaataataatgcattcaaactgatcaccaacattaactcaggagcacaatatttaaaaaaacaacaactttaacctgcaaaacaaaaatataaaatcatttgtactgatttatttatttttgctgtggcAAAGtgtgcatgctcagtgcaaacaaaaccccaacaccacagagcgaatgctccctgcgcacactgccaataatgagcgccactgccccctaatgtagtggaggtgcaattgcactttattctaggacagaaaaaaaaaaataataaaataaaaaataaaataaaaaaataaagcatgttTCCCGAAGTCAAATGGGCCCCCTTGATGAAGCCTCAcgtcccactatttgagaagtacTGCTTTACAGTAACATGAATCTCTGTGTAAAACTGACTGTGAAGATTCAAGTCAAAGATTTTGCTTTAATTTCTTTTGTGTGATCCAATCCGAGTTTGATTTGATAAATCATTTCAGCCCACATAGCGCTTTAAACAGTTTAAATTCAATGTCAAATGTGTAATATAAAagtcatttgtcatttttaccCCATTATTTAACCACTGTTATTAGTAGAACGTAAAAGCAATTTCGGAACAAGTGACATCAcatgaaatattttggccaaaCTGCGAAACGTTGGATGAATAATCATAACCAGAACAAATGAGCAGCCATTTCCACCAACATCACTTTATTCCTTTTACAAAAAGATtgcagtatgaaaaaaaaacaacttacatTTGCAGCTCACAAGTGAAGGAGTGCCATTCGGATTCATTTCATACACTTAAAGAGCAGAATAGTGTAACTAAATACATTTCTGAAAGACAGCTAAACCGGAGAGATAATCAACACTGCCGATAATTAGTAATACATTCACAATTATCTCTGCGTCTGTGTGCTTAATAGGCCTTCCTTTTTCAACAGAAATACATGATTGATCTGCATTATAAGAGTGCAGTCCTGTGGTGGTCAAATGAGGATGCAGCTTTTCCCGCAGGTATCTTCTCGCTCTTTGATTAGAAAGCTCCCATTTGGTCTAATTTTGCCTCCTTTCCAAGAGAAGGTGATCGTGAGACACAAAGAGGTCTCAGGCACTTTTTGAAGTCATGAGGTTTTTCCCATGATGTAGTTTTGATGACCAACTGGAGGTAAACGTCACCAGGTTTCCTGGACtatacattaggtacacctgcaaaaTACAGCAGAACTGCCAAAGTCCAACACCCACAAAGTGAATACAATTAGGAGTTCAACCGCacattttctggaaaaatgacgtTCAAAATGTCATTATGTATGATGTGGGCAAATATTTGTCAGACTTTGTCTCAGTGGCTTAACTGTCAGGCCACATTTACACAATGTTAACAAAATGTCCTCCTTGggggccattttttattttttttactctgtatTCATTTCAACAAAGTTTCTCATCTGCAACGTGACTGTCGCAGCTAATGTTttgacagtttaaaaaatgtttttaaaatttcacGATCAATAACTGCCTGTCCTGTTATGCCACTCGCCTTTTCACTGCCGTCTCATTTTATTCGCGGCgagcaataaaaacaacaaaaattattCAGTGAAATGTATGGCAAATAAATGTAGAGGTAAATAAAGGCTTGCCCTAAATGCATgtttaaaaacagtttttgaAGATTGAATGCAATCGTACTTAACCGAAAAGTTAAAATACAGCTGAATTGTAATTAGGCAgtgctttttttcttataccaaTAGAGGGAGCTGTTCTACATTTTGAGACACACGAAATGAGGATTCGggtcaaaaaatgtaaaatgcatTTCTCACTATTTCAACATCATATTCAAACAGACATAACGAATTTTACAAATATGGTTTAATTTCGGCTGAAATGTATCTACATATGGAAGTGAATGttctttgattttgttttcacaCTGTGTACTTATAACAAGAATTggatttcttacttgattcacAAAATGATGATTTTTCAGTTTGAACATCACTTTTTTTACTAGTATGACAGTAGGAATGTTAAGACTTTAATTAAACCATTACCTGTACTGGTTTTAATATTAACCCTGGAATGATTTAATtcacttttataaaatatttaaaaattagaACAACTTGAAAGTCacccagcaattttttttttttaaatggctagACTGTATATAAATGTAGAAATGGCTCAGATCACATCTGTTTAAATTCCACCAAACTTTTATGTGACCTTCTTTAATGAAATCAACACGAGTGGGAAAGTTATTTTGGATGTCGCCCCAGGTCATGGCCAGTATAACATTTGGATTTcacaatgtaagaaatttctgAAAAATTCACCCAATAAATGAGCATTAAAAGTGGGAGTTGTACATAGTATGCCGGTATTGTATATGACGTTTGAGTGGATGGTAGTAACCTGATAATAAATTCCTCCCTGGAATTCATATAATGTGTAGATGCACAAGCCAGCTCAAGTTTTGATGGCTTAAAAACTTCAGgccattttggttaatattgggCAAAAAAATTCAGTCAGTTATTGATGAATCATGTCTTGAATTTGATGCAAACTTGACTACTTGACTTCACGTAGTTTAGTAtctgaagaaggagaagaaggaatGGCCTTCTGATTATTTCAGCACTTAAAACTCACACCAATTTTACCCaggaaacacacgcacacacaccagccTGATTTCCTGAAGAATATGGCAAGGAAACTCCAAATAAATTTCAATTCAACAGCTCTCTTTTCCAAGtctgttcaaaattatttttgtgttttgttaagAAATTCATCTAGAAAAAGTCTCTGTTCATTTCACATTGTTCATTCCGCAGAAGAAAATCTGAAACACACGTTTAAGATAAGAATATATAGtattataaaatgttttttttttctctctcctcaaAAGTCATTGCAGTCTTTTGTGATCCATCTGAGGAGCGGCGCTGCACTTCAAAGCCTTTAAAGTCAAAATGCATTCTGTACGTGCAACCCAATATTGCGGATAGTTGCACGTCCACCGCGTGGCCTTCGATCCCGTTTAATCCCGTTCCTGTCTTTGCTCCGCCTCCGCCCTCCAACAAATATCTGCACGTCGGTCGTCATGGCTGTTCTTGATGTAGAACGTCTCTACAGCGTGGTGTAGATGTAGACAAAGATGATGACCAGCAAGTTAAGAACGGTCCCGATGATGCCCAACATGGCCAAGATGGTCTCCTCCTTGCTTTCTTTGTCTTGGCTTCCCCTTTCCTCATCACTGTAGACAGAGTTGACCATTTTCCCTGGAAGCATCTGGAGTTTGCGTTTCACACCAGTCTGAAGTGACAGAAATTCATGTAAGCATGATGTAGTTTCACCCCAAaagtccaaacaaaacaaagaaaaacatattttttctcTCTACATTTTTTTCATAGCCCCACAATGTTTttctattaaaagaaaaaaaaaaaaaaacacaaaatttggtgatgcattattttctattttatagtCTCATCAAAAAAAGTATTGTActtccattgtttttttttttttaaatattataaaacaacacatttatattttgtattttattttatattttaatgtattcatgttttgatttgatttttttgttgttttttgctttaACATTTCTTAGCATTAAACATTAATTttttgggattaaaaaaaaaacatgccaaatTTTGagctgcgtgttttttttttttttttttcttcagacagGACATCATCACAGTTCTAACAAAAAGCAAGTCTGTCCAAAGTTGTCAATTTAATtaagtagatggatggatgaatggatggatggataaaaaaacacaatggctCCCAATCTGtaaatagtaataaataaataaataataatttcactGTCATCTTGCCTCTCGCATGTTACACCGTGTTGCGTAGCCGCCTGCGTGCCGCCATATTTTATTCACGACTGCAAGAaatattttcccatcaaaaataaattaggTGGAGGCGTTTTTCTTTAATAGAATATCAGCCATCTGCTCTGTTCAAAGCGCGCAAAAAGAGTGCAGCGTTCACAACGATGAAACATTCATTGTCTGTCGTTGGACAGTTGAAAATAAGCTGTGGGGAAAGATGCCCTTTAGCGAGGATTTCTGCCTGAAACCGTCTTCATGTAGCTGTTGATTGCAGCCATTAAAAATGATGGCGCACTCCTGAGTTTCAACTAGTGTATTGTTTTATGCAGCCTGCGGTGAGGTGTGTATAAAAAGTAACCGTAGTATGTTCTCtttttgttgctgctgctgttgttgtagATCCCAGAGGCGCAGCAGCTTGTGCAAGTTGGCATCCGAAACCTCTCAGGAGAAACGTGTTGTCTCTTTGCAGGTCAGTGGGTTGCACACGGCGACTAGCGACAGCAAAAGCTTGTAGGCTTATAGTGGACCAAAAATAGACTTCCTGACAGGAAGTGGAAAGGCTGGAGTATGATTGCATGACCAATTACAAAACTTTGTGGCCATGAGCACGCAAGCATGAATGAgtaacttatttattttattttatttttttatgtgtgttagCTTTTTGTCGACACGGAAAATAGGTGCcaaaaccgttttttttttttttttgcttttagtgATAATTATCTCCGTATAACCGTATAACCATATACTATTATACTAAAGTATATATGCTTAACTTTGGTGATGGGTTggcagtagtgttgttccgatactgttttttggcccccgataccgatcccGGTACCcatctttgcagtatcggccgatgccgataccataccgatacatcggttgtttttttttcctcaacatgaaaaagctgtcctgccattggttcagagcattcaagggccaataggatatcttagatcggcatgcagtgaacatgtcacatatcagtgaatgtcgtgcacgagcaagacattAAGATGtcgcatccaaaatcctatattagcgttggaattaatggtatcggcatgttacttgtgagtactcaccgataccactatttaatgcagtatcggcgtgCAGCATGCACCACAGAGTAGTTACTTGGGACTGTACAGAGATGCCGCAAGATGGcgacaaagcactacttttgtccaaatgaagctcctcagctGATTTCAATATAGTTCCTTGGCaaagaaaatgcaaaataagCGCAGTTAATTCGTTGACGCTCGCTGCACTGAGGTCTCCAACTTCTTGTGCGTGCCTGCAAGTCGTCTTCCTGTCTTGTGTGCATCATGTCTCAGAATCAGAATGAGCTCTCGACAACCTTGTTCACAGTAAGAGGCTCATTGAGGGGGAAACATCAGACCTGTTGACCGCAGGAAGATGTTGCTCTCGTGATCCATAATTTCTCCTGTGGGAGCTTTGTTGTTCATTCTCTGATCTTGAACAACGGGCCTTGATTGCTCCTCCTGGGGAGCACCATAAAGAGGGCATCGCCACTACCTTAGAGGAGATCTTTGTGAACGTTACAAGATGTCTGCCAACTCTCAAGAAGTGGAGGAGATGAAAGAGGAGAGAGTTGGAGGCGAGGCAAGATTGTTCGTGATGATGGAGATGACATAATCGAGCATGTTTTCCTCCAAAGTGTCCATACAGTGTACGCCAAATTAAAACAGACAAGCTAGTCGTTGCTACTCAAGATAGTTTGCGAAACGTgtagctaaaaaaacaaaacaaaaaaaacagtacattgATTTATCACCAAGTCAAATACATAACAAAAATGGCGAAATGAGTATTGGAACCTGgatctcagaactgtgaggcggacAGGCTcaccactagggatgtaacgatatccaaacatcacgatacgatattatcacgatatgaaggtcacgatacgataattatcacgatattgtgggggcgatATTGTGGCGATATCTAAAAAAGAGAGGTCATActtttttcgtaaaaaaaaacaaaaaaacattgtgcttttgtacataacagcaatgcatataaaccacctacaatctctaataacaataatgaggcacttacttgctaaagcaagcacacattgatcgcttcacaagcaaattaggttccctttcgtctgacaattagcgtagattttaaacatagaaggccaaaacatccctaatgaaaattaaattgcactaataaactagccactagagggtgctagaagtgcacaaatggaaatcaacctgactttttttttttttttttttaacaaatgtgttccttttaaatattgtgaacatgacgacgacgatattgtggcagttttaatatcgtgatatcatgatattgcccttattgtgacatccctattaaCCACTAGGTCAACAGCATGAAAAACGGCAACtgccaaaacaacaaagaaCTTGATCAGGGGCCAGGAATGAAA includes the following:
- the LOC144031942 gene encoding protein TUNAR-like isoform X2, translating into MSMLFLILCKTGVKRKLQMLPGKMVNSVYSDEERGSQDKESKEETILAMLGIIGTVLNLLVIIFVYIYTTL